The Longimicrobium sp. genome segment AGGCCATGCAGGAGCGCCAGGTCACCATCGGTGGCGAGACCTATCCTCTTCCCCAGCCCTTCCTCGTCCTGGCCACGCAGAACCCCATCGAGCAGGTGGGGACGTATCCCCTCCCCGAGGCGCAGGTCGACCGCTTCATGCTGAAGGTGCGGGTGGGATATCCGACCCGGGACGAGGAGAAGGAGATCCTGCGGCGGATGAGCGGGCCGGGGACGATCCCCGTCGCGCGGGTGGCGCACCCGGACGAGATCCTGGCCGCGCGCGAGCAGATCGCCAACCTGTACCTGGACGACAAAATCGCGGACTACATCCTCAACCTCGTCTTCGCCACGCGCGAGCCGAAGGCGGCGGGGGCGGCGGACCTCGAGCCGCTGATCGAGTTCGGCGCGTCTCCCCGCGCGACGATCGCGCTGGCGGCGTGCGCGCGCGCCCACGCCTTCCTGCGCGGCCGCGCGTACGTGACGCCCGAGGACGTGAAGGCCATCGGCCCCGACGTGCTGCGCCACCGCATCCTCACCACCTACGAGGCCGAGGCCGAGGAGATCACCCCCGACCACATCGTGCGCCGCGTGTTCGAGACGGTGCGCGTGCCGTGAGGCGATCGTGGCGGTGATGAGCGGCGGCGAGGCCGAGTCAGCGATGACCGCGCGGAAACGGGACAGGGAGCGTGGCCGCGGCCGCGCGGGCCCTCTCCCTGGCGCTTCGCGCCGGTCCCTCCCCCAAAACAGCCTGGGGGAGGGACGTGGGCTCGCTCCGCTCGCGGCTGGTTCGAGTGTGAGGGCAAAGAGCGGAGAAAGCCCGCCGCATCCGTGCAACGCAGGCTGGAGGTGCTTCGGAGCCGCGCTCATGGTCACGAGCGAAGCGAGCCCGTCCCTCCCCCAGGCTGTTTTGGGGGAGGGACAGGCTGTCCGGACGCGACGCAGACGCGCCGGGCAGCCAGGGAGAGGGCCCGGGAGGCGGCGGCCATGCTGAGCCGCTTCTCCCCACCGAAACGCGAGCCGCGGCGGCGCTTCGTCTGGCTGCGCTCGCTCTTCCGGCGCCGGCGGCCGCACGCGCCGGCGCTCCCCGCGCACGCAAGCACGGCGCCGGCGCTCCCCGAGGTGCTGCGGCAGGTGCGGCGCATCGAGCTGCGCACGCGGGGGCTCGTCTCGTCGCGCTTCAGCGGCGAGTACCACTCGGTGTTCAAGGGGCAGGGGATCGAGTTCGTCGAGGTGCGCGAGTACCTCCCCGGCGACGACGTGCGCACCATCGACTGGAACGTCTCGGCGCGCACCGGCGGCACCTTCGTCAAGAAGTACGTGGAGGAGCGCGAGCTCTCCGTCCTGCTGATGGTCGATCTCTCCGGCTCGGAGCGGTTCGGCACGCGCGGGCGGTTCAAGAGCGAGATGGTGGCCGAGGTGGCCGCCTCGCTGGCGATGAGCGCGGTGCGCAACAACGACCGCGTGGCCCTCCTCGTCTTCACCGACGGCATCGAGCTGTTCGTTCCCCCGCGCAAGGGGCGGCGCCACGCGCTGCGCATCGTCCGCGACCTCCTCTCCTTCGAGCCGAAGGGGGTGGGGACGGACCTCACCGGCGCCATCGAGTACGCCGTGCGCCTCCTCCGCTCGCGCTCCATCGTCTTCCTGGTCTCCGACTTCCAGCAGCCGGTGACGCACGAGCTGGAGCGCGCGCTCACGGCGATGGCCTACCGCCACGACGTCGTTCCCGTCGTGCTCACCGACGCGGCGGAGCTGGAGTTTCCCGACGCCGGGCTGGTGCAGGTGACCGACCCCGAGACGGGCGCGCTGGTCGTCTTCAATTCGGGGGATGATGAACATCGCCGGGCGTTCCGCGATGCGGTGGAGCGCGAGCGGACGGCGATCCTGCGCATCTTCCGCCGCCTGGGGCTCGATGCGATCGAGCTGAACACGGCGGGCGACACCTCGCGCGCGATCCTCTCCTTCTTCCGCCGCCGCGAGCGCCGGCTCCGCCGATGACGCGCGCGGCCTGGCTCCTCCTCGTCTTCTCGCTGCTGGCGACGGCGCCGCTGGCCGCGCAGGACACCACGCCTGCGACGCGGTCGCGCGAGCGGCTGGGCCAGCTCCCGCCGCGCGGGCAGCGCCAGCGCATCACACCGCTTCCCCGCGCGGGCGGGGGGACGCGCGACACGCTGCGGCTGACGGTGGATGCGCTGATCGATCCGAATCCGCCGCCGGGATTCTCGTACCGCGGCAGCGTGGAGCCGAAGACCGTCACCGTCGGCGACCGCTTCTCGTCGGGGCTCGCCGTCTCCGTCGCGGCGGGGACGCGGGTGGAGATCGAGGCGCCGAAGGACTCCGCCGACCGCTGGCGTGTGCTCGGCCGCGCGACGGTCTCACCGCGGGACAGCGCGCGGACGCGGTACCTCGTCGTCGTTCCCATGGTGGCGTGGGTGCCGGGGATGCCGGACACCGCCCGGACGGAATTGCGGCTCACCGCGCCGGACGGGACCGTCGCCACCGTCCCCGTCACCCTGCGCCTGCCGCGGGTGCGCGCGACGCTGCCGGACGACACGACGAAGTGGCGCGTTCGCCCGCCGCACGACGTGTGGGGCCCGTCGCACGACTGGCGGATGATCGCCGCGCTCGCGCTCATCGCCCTGCTCCTGCTCGCGGTGATCGCGTGGCTGGCGGCGAAGCTGATCCGCGCGCGGCGCAAACGGCGCGTCCCCGCGACGGCGCGGCAGCGCGCGCTGGCGCTGCTGGAGCGCGCGCGCACTTCCGGCTTCATCGAGGCGGGGAACTGGAAGGCGTTCTACACCCTCGTCGCCGAGGCGCTGCGCGGGCTGGCGGCGGCGCTGGACGCGCGCTGGAGCACGGACCTGACCTCGGAGGAAGTGATCGCGGAGATGCGCGCTGCGGGCGTGGCGGAGGATCGCGTGGAGGCGCTGGAGCATCTCCTCCGCGTCGCCGATCTGGCCAAGTTCGCGCGCCGCGGCCGCGCGCCGGACGACGCGCGGCGTGACCTCGACGACGCGCGGCGGTGGGTGGAGAGCTTCGCCGCGCCGGAGCCAGTCGCGGAGGACGCGACGGTGGGGGTGGCGCCGTGACCATCCAGTTCGCGCACCCGTGGGCCCTGGCGCTGCTGGTGCTCGTGCCGCTCTGGTGGTGGCGCGTCCGGCGCGCGCGCGACACGGGGATCGTCTTCTCGCGCGCGTCGACGCTGGCCGCGCTGGGGACGCGCGGGGCGGCATTCCTGGGTGTTCTGCCGGAGATCCTGCGCACGGCGGCGCTCGTCTCCCTGATCCTGGCCATCGCCCGGCCGCGCACCGGCGCGCGCGTGGTGGAGGAGACGTCGGAGGGAATCGACATCATGGTGGCCATCGACGTCTCGTCGTCGATGCTGGCGCAGGATTTCACCCCCAACCGCCTGGGCGCGGCGAAAACGACGCTGGCGGAGTTCATTTCCGGCCGCCCTCACGACCGCATCGGCCTGGTCGCCTTCGCCGCCGAGGCGCTGACGCAGGTGCCCGCGACGGCGGACCACAACCTCCTCGGCGCCGCGCTCGACAACATCCAGGTGGGCGTGCTGGAGGATGGGACCGCGATCGGGCTCGGCCTGGCGACGGCGGCGAATCGGCTGAAGCTGGCGGCCGGGCAGTCGCGCGTGATCATCCTGATGAGCGACGGCGTGAACAACCGCGGCGCCGTGAACCCGGTGGACGCGGCGAAGGCGTCGGCGGCGTTCGGCATCCGCGTGTTCACCATCGGCGTGGGGTCGAGGACGCGCGCGCGCATCCCCGTCGCCGTCACCCCCGACGGCCGGCTGCGCTACGCGTGGATGCCCGTGGACATCGACGAGCCGCTGCTGCGCCAGATCGCCCAGACCACGGGCGGCCGATACTATCGCGCCACCGACACGCGCGCCCTCCAGCGCGTCTACGCCGAGATCGACCGCCTGGTGAAGACGCGCGTGCAGGTGCGGCGCTACGTGCGCTTCAGCGAGCGCTATCTCCCGTTCCTCCTGGCCGCCGCGGCGCTGCTCGTCTCCGAGTGGTGCTTCCGGGCCACGCGGTGGGGGAGGGTACCATGAACAGAAAGTCCTAAGTCCTGGGTCCTAAGTCCTAAGTGGAAAGGACTCAGCACTCAGCACGGACTTAGGACTCAGGACTTAGGACTTAGGACTTAGGACTTAGGACCAAGGACTCAGGACTATCGGTTTCCAGATGGACCGCATGGCGCACCCCGAGCTGCTGCATCTCATCCCCCTCCTCCCGGCGATCGTGGGGGTGGCGATGCTGCTGTACGCGCGCCGCCGACGCCAGGCCGCCGAGGCGCTGGGCGAGGCCGGGCTCGTGCGCCGCCTGAGCGCGGCCGACCTGACCGCCGCGCCCAACCGCCGCATCCTGCTGGTGACGCTGGCGGCGCTCCTCCTCGGCGTGGCGCTCGTGGGGCCGCTCTGGGGGGTGGAGCCGGAGCTGGGGCAGGGGGGGACGGCGGACGTGGTGCTGGTCCTCGACGCGTCCAACTCCATGCGCGTGCGCGACGTGGAGCCCGACCGGCTGGGGTGGGAGAAGCGCGCCGCGCGCGAGCTGCTGCAGCGGCTCGACGGCGCGCGCGTGGGGATGGCGATCTTTACCGGCCGCGGCTACGCCGTCTCGCCGCTGACGACGGACTTCACCGCGCTGCAGCTGTACCTCGACGGCCTCTCGCCCGAGGTGGTGACGCAGGGCGGCACCTCGCTCTCCGAGGCCATCACCCAGTCGATGGGGCTGCTGATGGAAACGCGCGGGGAGATGCCGTCCGGCTCGCTCGTCCTGCTGACCGACGGCGACGCGCTGGAGGAGCGCGACGAGGTGCTGCGCGCGGCGAACATCGCCCGGCGTGCCGGCGTCCCCGTCAGCACGGTGGGGATCGGCACGCCGCAGGGCGGCCGCGTTCCCGACCTGGATCCGGTGACGGGGAAGCAACTCGGCTGGAAGCGCGAGCCCAACGGCGAGGTGGCCGTCTCCCGCCTGGGCGCGCCGCTGCTGGCGGAGGTGGCGAAGCGCAGCGGCGGCGTCTACGTCAACGCGGCGCAGCCGAACGCCGCCGTGCAGGTCGCCGCCGCCGCGCGCGGGGTCCCAGGGCGGGCGCGGCGGACGGGCGCCGGCGCGCCGGGGAACCGCTACGAGTGGTTCGCCGCGGCGGCGCTGCTGCTGCTGGCCCTCGACGCGCTGGTCCCCGAGGAGCTGGCGGGACGGCGTCGGAAGCCGCGGACGCGGGGGGCGGCGTGAAGCGGCTCCTGCTCCTGCTCGCCTTTCCGCCGCTGCTGGGCGGCGGCATCGCGGAGGGGAACCGCCTCTACCGCGAAGGCCAGTTCCGCCGCGCCGAGGCCGTCTACCGCCGCCGCCTGGCCGACGGCGACACCTCCGCCGCGCTGCGCTACGACCTGGGCACGGCGCTGCTGCGGCTGGGGCGGTGGGACGACGCCCGCCCGCACCTGGAGGCCGCGGCGGAGACGCGGGTCGCCGCGCTGCGCCAGCGCGCGCACTACAACGCGGGGAACGCGGACCTGGAGCCCGTCTTCCGCCGCCGCGTGACGGGTGACGAGCAGCGGCGCGAGCGGCTGGAGCGCGCCATCCGCCACTACAAGGAGGCGCTCCTCCTCCGCCCCGGCGACATGGACGCCAAGTGGAACCTGGAGTTGGCGCTGCGCCTCCTCCGCCGCGAACCGCCGCGGCAGGGGGGGGGAGGGGGCGGCAACGAGAGCAGCCCGTCGTCGGGCGGCGGGGGCGCGCAGCAGCCGCAGCCCGCGCCGCAGCCGTCGCCGTCGCAGCAGCCGCGGCCGGAGCTGAGCGAGCGCGAGGCCGAGCGCATCCTCACCGGTGCGGCGGGCGCGGAGAAGGAAGCGCAGCGCCAGGTGCTGAAGCGCGCCCGCGCCGACCGCCGCCCCACGCGCGACTGGTGACTAAAGTGATCGTATGCGGCGTAAGGTTCTCTCCCCTTGGTAAAGATCTACACGAGAAGCGAGCCGTATGTATTTCCGCCTCCTGAATTGGCTCTCCGAGTTGCTCTTGGAGACAGATGACGGCATCGAACTGGAGTTCGACTTGGACGGACCTCACCACATTCGTGTGATGTTGCGATCCCCTTCTGGGGAGAAGGAGTGGGAGCGATATGGACGAGTTGCAACAGTTGTCACCGCAATTTGTGAATTTACGCCGGATCCAACGATTTTGTCTGTCTTCGAATCTCTCGCGGCCGGTGTCGTGCCCGAGGCGTCGCCATCTCCTGAATCGTCGCTGTGGGCTGATTACTTTGAAGCGAATGGACGTAGACTTCTTCCGGCCGACCTTTTCCCGAAGCATGCGAGTTTATTTGTTGATGAAGTCCGAACAGAACTTGGGACGTCTATCAAGCAGGTTGTGGAGGTTCTGCGGTGGCGGATGGGTGCTTGGACTCCGCATGATCCTTTTCATGCAGGGTTCCACGATGCTGAATGGTCGCTCGATGGTACCCTCTGGCACGTGCTTCCAGCTTATACACTCTTCAGAATTGGTCCCTCAGCTGTAGTAGGTCTTTCAAGGGAGGAATTTTCTGAACTCACCCAAATGCTCACGGACAGGCAGACTGAGCCCGTCGGTCACGTTCTCTTCCGAGAAGCATGGGACAGTCGGTTGCGGAATTCGCGCAGTGCCTTGGTTATCGGTGTAGCCGCACTTGAGATCGGGCTGAAGGAATGCATAGCAGACCTAGTTCCTGCGGCAGAGTGGCTAGCCATGAATGCGCCAACACCTCCCGTGGTCAAGATGCTTCGGAAGTACCTACCAACGCTTCCTGTGCGACTTGGTTTTGACGGGAAGGCTCTCATACCGCCTAAACTTCTCAAAGTCTTGGACGAGGGGGTCGAACTCAGGAACCAAGTTGCGCATTCGGGGAATGGTGAACTAACGTTTCTTCTTCTTGAAGAGGTACTGCTGGCAGTCAGGGATGTCCTCTGGCTTCTCGATTACTACCGCGGTCGTGAGTGGGCTATAAACTACGTTAGCGAGACTACGAAAGAAATGCTTTTCCCACCGCATCGCACAGCAACGAAAGGCACGCGAGTGGCTCGGTCGGGGGAGTAGATTCAAGCATCATACGAGGGGCCGATCCACAAACACAGGCACGAGACATTCTGTTGGTTTTGCGGAATTCGCAGGATGCGGTGATCGTCGCAATTCGCATGGGGGGATTGACGTTAGCTGCGCTCGATGATTTCATTATCGCGTCGAAATCTTCCCGCTTCCCCTCCCGCTGTTCTCGCGATGCGAATCCTGAACACCGTCCTCGTAGCCGCGCTGGCGATTGCCGGCGCCGCCGCCCACGCCGCAGCCC includes the following:
- a CDS encoding AAA family ATPase, with translation MTTASPYAPADLPRADFLDRIGAEVHRRVVGQDYMIERLLIGLLTGGHVLFEGLPGLAKTLAVRTLAETIDATFQRIQFTPDLLPADVVGTTIYNARTGEFVPHKGPIFAHIVLADEVNRAPAKVQAALLEAMQERQVTIGGETYPLPQPFLVLATQNPIEQVGTYPLPEAQVDRFMLKVRVGYPTRDEEKEILRRMSGPGTIPVARVAHPDEILAAREQIANLYLDDKIADYILNLVFATREPKAAGAADLEPLIEFGASPRATIALAACARAHAFLRGRAYVTPEDVKAIGPDVLRHRILTTYEAEAEEITPDHIVRRVFETVRVP
- a CDS encoding DUF58 domain-containing protein, encoding MLSRFSPPKREPRRRFVWLRSLFRRRRPHAPALPAHASTAPALPEVLRQVRRIELRTRGLVSSRFSGEYHSVFKGQGIEFVEVREYLPGDDVRTIDWNVSARTGGTFVKKYVEERELSVLLMVDLSGSERFGTRGRFKSEMVAEVAASLAMSAVRNNDRVALLVFTDGIELFVPPRKGRRHALRIVRDLLSFEPKGVGTDLTGAIEYAVRLLRSRSIVFLVSDFQQPVTHELERALTAMAYRHDVVPVVLTDAAELEFPDAGLVQVTDPETGALVVFNSGDDEHRRAFRDAVERERTAILRIFRRLGLDAIELNTAGDTSRAILSFFRRRERRLRR
- a CDS encoding VWA domain-containing protein; the encoded protein is MTIQFAHPWALALLVLVPLWWWRVRRARDTGIVFSRASTLAALGTRGAAFLGVLPEILRTAALVSLILAIARPRTGARVVEETSEGIDIMVAIDVSSSMLAQDFTPNRLGAAKTTLAEFISGRPHDRIGLVAFAAEALTQVPATADHNLLGAALDNIQVGVLEDGTAIGLGLATAANRLKLAAGQSRVIILMSDGVNNRGAVNPVDAAKASAAFGIRVFTIGVGSRTRARIPVAVTPDGRLRYAWMPVDIDEPLLRQIAQTTGGRYYRATDTRALQRVYAEIDRLVKTRVQVRRYVRFSERYLPFLLAAAALLVSEWCFRATRWGRVP
- a CDS encoding VWA domain-containing protein, yielding MDRMAHPELLHLIPLLPAIVGVAMLLYARRRRQAAEALGEAGLVRRLSAADLTAAPNRRILLVTLAALLLGVALVGPLWGVEPELGQGGTADVVLVLDASNSMRVRDVEPDRLGWEKRAARELLQRLDGARVGMAIFTGRGYAVSPLTTDFTALQLYLDGLSPEVVTQGGTSLSEAITQSMGLLMETRGEMPSGSLVLLTDGDALEERDEVLRAANIARRAGVPVSTVGIGTPQGGRVPDLDPVTGKQLGWKREPNGEVAVSRLGAPLLAEVAKRSGGVYVNAAQPNAAVQVAAAARGVPGRARRTGAGAPGNRYEWFAAAALLLLALDALVPEELAGRRRKPRTRGAA
- a CDS encoding tetratricopeptide repeat protein, yielding MKRLLLLLAFPPLLGGGIAEGNRLYREGQFRRAEAVYRRRLADGDTSAALRYDLGTALLRLGRWDDARPHLEAAAETRVAALRQRAHYNAGNADLEPVFRRRVTGDEQRRERLERAIRHYKEALLLRPGDMDAKWNLELALRLLRREPPRQGGGGGGNESSPSSGGGGAQQPQPAPQPSPSQQPRPELSEREAERILTGAAGAEKEAQRQVLKRARADRRPTRDW